A single genomic interval of Methylobacterium bullatum harbors:
- the pdxB gene encoding Erythronate-4-phosphate dehydrogenase, with protein sequence MKIGIIGAGNIGATLAQILDKAGHDVKLANSKGPETLKEIVDGTTIAAVTRDNAVKDVDVIILSVPFARNPELAPVLADVPASVVIVDTSNYYPMRDGMIKEVDEGKLETVWSSEQVGRPLVKAWNALLSFTLAEAGSESGSVSRLAIPIAGDHAAAKSVVSRLVDETGFDVVDAGPISESWRFQPGTPAYCTELDAAGVKSALSTADKARSSHNLELITQAFIDGSLKLEREAMVAFNRKISV encoded by the coding sequence GAAAATCGGCATCATCGGCGCAGGAAATATCGGCGCAACGCTGGCTCAGATCTTGGACAAGGCCGGCCATGACGTGAAGCTCGCCAACTCGAAGGGACCTGAAACACTAAAGGAGATCGTTGACGGTACGACGATCGCTGCGGTCACCCGAGACAATGCCGTCAAAGATGTCGATGTAATCATTCTGTCCGTGCCGTTTGCTCGAAATCCAGAACTCGCGCCGGTGCTCGCTGATGTTCCGGCGAGCGTTGTCATCGTCGACACGTCCAACTACTACCCGATGCGCGACGGAATGATTAAAGAGGTGGACGAAGGAAAGCTGGAAACCGTCTGGAGCAGCGAGCAAGTCGGGCGGCCTCTTGTAAAAGCCTGGAACGCACTTCTGTCCTTTACTCTCGCCGAAGCTGGATCGGAAAGTGGCTCAGTTTCCAGACTAGCCATACCGATCGCTGGAGATCATGCGGCTGCCAAATCCGTCGTATCGCGCCTTGTCGATGAAACGGGCTTCGATGTGGTGGACGCAGGCCCTATATCCGAATCCTGGCGTTTCCAGCCAGGAACACCCGCCTATTGCACGGAACTCGATGCTGCTGGCGTGAAGAGCGCACTTTCTACTGCCGATAAGGCTCGTTCGTCCCATAACCTTGAGCTCATAACGCAGGCGTTCATTGATGGGAGCTTGAAGCTCGAACGTGAAGCGATGGTCGCCTTCAATCGCAAAATATCAGTCTGA